TCAGAGAATATTTGCAAGGTTAGTGCAAATAATTTTCAGATACTGTTAACTGGATTCCTTTACACGGGCtcctaaaggttttatttatttatttatttgagagagagagcgagagcaagcatgagtgggcgcagagacagagggagaaggaggagcagcctccccgctgagcagggagcctggtgtggggcttgatcccaggaccacgagatcatgacctaggccagaggcagatacttaactgactgagccacccaggcacccccaatcaATAATTTTTGAATACATATACAATATTGAAATAAACCGCCTAGGTGATTCCCTACAAGGTGAAAGTGGGGGTGGGCTCCAGAGATTAGGCATGTTTTATTAAAGAGTACCTTGAAAGATAACTTTTCAACTGGAAGGTTTTACTGATGGACAGATAagtatgaataaatgaacagagtTTGCTCTAGTGAATGTGTACTTGAAGGATGGAACAGGGGAGATTCTGAAGGTAAGAAAGCTagtaaagaaatttttataatattctagGTATCAAGTAATGGAAGTAAATCATGACAGTCGAAATGGATTGAAAGGAACATGTACAAGAGGCATTAGCAAAGTAGAAGCAACCTAAGAATGAATGATTCATTACAAAtgataagagaaagacaaaaatacaggATGACACTAACTTTTTTAATTTGGTCATCTGGGAGGATGAGATTGCCATTAACCAAGATTCAGAATACAGTTGAAGAAACAGTTTGTGTATGCTTATCAAGCTAGCAAATGGAgagaaacatttaagaaaatgttacTCCTAAGATTCTAGAGAATGCCAATGTGATTGGAAATACAggtgttgggacgcctgggtggttcagttggttaagcatctgccttggactccgttcatgatccccgggtcctgggatgagtccttttgggctccttgctcagtggagagcctgcttccccctctgcttgttcactctctctctctctctgagaaataaataaataaaaccttaaaaaaaaagaaatacaggtctGGAACTCAGGGGAGATTATAGATCTAGATTTGGGAGTAATTCCCTTATGGAAAAAATCTTTAGGAAaggataaaatcagaaaagagagattaaaaaatgagaataacatgTCCAAGTAAAGAGTTTAGGTGAATAAGTACGTTCGTTCCTggggttgctataacaaattaccaaaaactgggtggcttaagacaaacaaaactttatttcctCACCATTTTGGggaccagaagtccaaaatgcaAATATTGGCAGGGTTGTGCCCTCTGGAGCTCGAAGGGGCAATCTGTTGTCTCTTGTACCTTCTGATGGCTgtcagcattccttggcttgtggctacacccctccaatctctgtctccctGGTCACATTGCCTTCTTTTCTGCATAtctttttatctatatgtttgcCTTATAAGGATATATGTGATTGCACtttagggcccacctgggtaatccaggCTGAACTCCTTCTCTCAGAACCCTAAACTAAATCACATTATTTGTCACAGAAGGTAAtactcacaggttccagggattaagatGTGGACATATCTTTTAGGGTAGTCGACATTCAAACCACTATAATAGGCTTAAAATCTTAAAGAGGTTATACAATAGAGGGCTGAAATAAAACTCCAAGTGTAATACATCAAGTAACTGTTAGAAGTTTGAGGTGAAGAGAAGGGGATAAACAGAACTAGCTTCCACCCCCAAGAAATAGCaaatttaaatgtgtgtgtgtgtgtgtgtataatatgtgtacatatgtatgcgtgtgtgtatgtatatattaatatatatatgtatttacacatatatacatatatatggacaCCTGAGTGTTTTTGTAGTGTAAGGAAAAGGAGCAAGTAAAAAGGAGATCCTGAAGATGACGCAGACAGATTAGGAATGAGGATgaagatgaggggcacctgggtggctctgttggtgaaaggtctgcctttggctcaggtcatgacagggtcctggggttgaacTATGAGTCGGCCTCCCtgttgctcagtggggagcctgcttctccctctccctctgcctctctccttgctcaTGGGCCCAGCGCACaggtgctctctctgtctctctctcactctctctgtcaaataaataaataaaatctttaaaaaaaagaataaagatgtggggcgcctgggtggcacagcggttgagcggctgccttcggctcagggcgtgatcccggagttgtgggatcgagccccacgtcaggctcctctgctatgagcctgcttcttcctctcccactctccctgcttgtgttccctctctcgctggctgtctctatctctgtcaaataaataaataaaatctttttaaaaaaagaataaagatgaagTTGAAAAAtacaggggcatctggatggttcagtcagttaagcgtctgactggATATCCattcgggtcttgatctcagggtcctgatcttagggtcatgagttctgGCGTGGAGCCAGATgggaatacagaaaaaaatgaaaatatgcaggatgaaacaagagaaaatattttaagagcatAAGGTTGGCTTTAAAAATGGGGACCATTGTTCCTtagtagggaaataaaaatgttaatataagaAGAGAGCCATTGAGTTCATATCTGATTACTTATCTCTCTGTGTAAATTATCTGAGAACAAATGATGGAAATGAGGTTGGGAATTTGAGAAAATATGGAAGGATCTTTGTATGCAGGAGGAAAGAGTTAATCAGGAATTTGTTTGAAAGCCCAAATAAAGGTAAAGGTGAGAGTAAACTTGTAGAGAATATAGTGATCATGGTCAAGTAACATCCCTAATTGGAGAAGCTAAGtaagagggagaaaatgaattGTTAGGCTGTGTGTtagaagctaaagaaaatgttagagGAGTAATAGAAGTAGATGAGTGCTTTTGGcgtgtctgacatatttcacatAGTTGACTCTGTAGTCTAGGTTAAGTGGAGTGGAAGGGGAAATAAGGTAGAGCTTGATAGACAAGAACAACTACAAATAATTAAGGGACTGTTACCACAATACGCATAAAGTTTTGTTAAAGTAATGTAACAGGAGAGGAAGATGAATATCAGATACTCTACTCAATATAAGAGAATATCAGATACTCAGTATAAGAGAATATCAGATACTCTACTCAAATTTTCAGAGATgagcaaagacacagaaatgaactCAACTATTTTTTCCTGCAGAATTGTGCACAGGTCAGGCAAGATAATTATTGGAACTGTACTATATCTTTCATAGCACTATTTTGCCTGGAACTTTGTGCTTGGTAGAGATAGTTGTAGCAATAGGTAAAAGTAatattcccttcctttctttcttgctaaAAATGTGTTAACATCTCTGCCTACCTGTTGATGTTTGGAAAATCAGATTCAACTGAAAGGATAGTAAAGTTTCCcccagggatggggagaagaggcAAGTTTAACCTATTGgtattaatttaaattccatCAAATACATAGGATGCTAGTTCTTGGCATcttttatgcaaagaaaaatttaaagcattgTTATATCTTAATGATCTAAATTATTGTGTTTATGCACAAAGATGCtcacatacaaacatacacacattgaAAGGACACTtcctttaaatacaaatatttatccaCATTTCACAGTCATATTTGGGGGAATTTACACGTATGATATGTTTACACATCTGGTATAtcacttattaatattttccatgatcatctgttttattattataattgattATATTTCCATTTGGAGTTAATGGCTGTTGTGTGAGCAgttctaaataaatattacatgaaaaaGACATACCCAACCAAAACCACCAAAGTTAGGCAGAACTGGAGACTGATTTCCAAAAGTGAATATCGAATATTCCTCCTTTAAAATTCTGCCTGGgagaacctggctggctcattcagtagagcatgtggctcttgatctaggggttgtgagttcgagtcccacattgggtgtagagactacttgaaaataaaatcttaaaaaaattctgcttaaAAGTTTTACACTTGAAGAAATATATTTGTGGAAAAATGGATTTCAACCAATTCTCAACTAGGATTCTATACAGAGCAGAATACAGTCATTTACTGTTTCTGGAAAGAAGGACATTTAATCTTCAATTACCTATTTGCAGTGAAAAACATTACgaaatgacagaaacaaaaacaaaataaaaccctctACATCAATGGAAAATGTGAAGACCTAATCATTTTTACAGTTACTCATTCATGCACATGGTGTCGCTCTTCACTGAAAACATTTCCCAGAAGACCgtgcctctgcttcctccttcctgcaGAAAATTCGGCAGATAGTGGAAAACCTCTAGTGAATCCTCCCCCAGAAGCCGGTGAGAGTCAGTTTGCGGTAAGGTATAAATTATACTTTGAATCCTTTTGAGTGTACCATGCTGTTCTCCTGGCGAGGAGGCCCAGGAGCCCCGAGTCTGCTGCTGTCGCTTCTGCTCCTCACAGTCTGGGAGCCTGGGAGCGGCCAGGTCCACTACTCGGTCCTGGAGGAGGCCAAACACGGCACCTTCGTCGGCCGCATCGCCCAGgacctggggctggagctggcggAGCTGGTGCCGCGCTTGTTCCGGGTGGCGTCCAAAGGCCACGGGGATCTTCTGGAGGTAAATCTGCAGAATGGCATTTTGTTTGTGAATTCTCGGATCGACCGGGAGGAGCTGTGCGGGCGGAGTCTGGAGTGCAGCATCCACCTGGAGGTGATCGTGGACAGGCCGCTGCAGGTTTTCCATGCGGAGGTGGAGGTGAAGGACATTAACGACAACCCGCCTGTGTTCCCTGAAAGTAAGAGAAGAATAGTAATTGCAGAATCTAGACCCCCAGAAACTCGGTTTCCACTAGATGGCGCATCCGATGCAGATATTGGAGTAAACTCGGCCTTGACCTACCGAATCGATCCCAACGAGTATTTCGTTTTGGACACACGAAACAATCGTGAACAAACGTCTTCGTTGTCACTTGTATTGAGAAAATCATTGGACAGAGAGCAAATTCAGGAGCATAGCTTATTGTTGACAGCCAATGATGGGGGTAAACCTGAGCTGACCGGCACAGTTCAGTTGCTGATTACAATTCTGGATGTGAATGACAATGCCCCAGAATTTGACCAGTATATTTATAAGGTGACAGTGTTAGAGAACGCATTTAATGGAACATTAGTGATCAAGCTAAATGCCACAGATCTTGATGATGGTACGAATGGAGACATAATCTACTCATTTAGAAGGCCCGTATCGCCTGCGGTGTTACATGCATTTATCATAAATCCCAAcaatggagaaattagaaccagAGGTAAACTAGATTTCGAAGAAAAGAAGTTGTATGAAATATCGGTGGAGGCAATAGACAAGGGGAATATTCCAATGGCAGGTCATTGTACCATTTTGGTGGAAATACTAGATATAAATGATAATACCCCGGAAATTACCATCACTTCTCTGTCACTCCCGGTGCGAGAGGATGCTCAGGTGGGCACGGTCATCGCCTTGATCAGCGTGTCCGACCGTGACTCTGGCGCCAACGGGCAGGTGACCTGCTCACTCATACCCCATGTCCCCTTCAAGCTGGTGTCCACCTTCAAGAATTACTATTCGCTGGTGCTGGACAGCGCCCTGGACAGAGAGAGCGTGGAGAACTACGTTCTAGTAGTGACCGCGCGGGACAGAGGCTCGCCTTCGCTCTCCGCCACGGCCAGCGTGTCCGTGGAAGTGGCCGACGTGAACGACAACGCGCCGGCATTCGCGCAGCCCGAGTACGGTGTTCGTGAAGGAGAACAACCCGCCCGGCTGCCACATCTTCACGGTGTCTGCGCGCGACGCCGACGCGCAGGAGAACGCGCTGGTGTCCTACTCGCTGGTGGAGCGGCGCGTGGGCGAGCGCGCGCTGTCGAGCTACGTGTCGGTGCACGCGGAGAGCGGCAAGGTGTACGCGCTGCAGCCGCTGGACCACGAGGAGCTGGAGCTGCTGCAGTTCCAAGTGAGCGCGCGCGACGCGGGCGTGCCTCCGCTGGGCAGCAACGTGACGCTGCAGGTGTTCGTGCTGGACGAGAACGACAACGCGCCCGCGCTGCTGCCGCTGCGGCCTGGGGCGGGCGGCGCGGGCGGCGCGCTGAGCGAGCTGGTGTCGCGGTCGGTGGGCGCGGGCCACGTGGTGGCGAAGGTGCGCGCGGTGGACGCGGACTCTGGCTACAACGCGTGGCTGTCGTATGAGCTGCAGCCGGCGGCGGGGGGCGCGCGCAGCCCGTTCCGCGTGGCGCTGTACACGGGCGAGATCAGCACGACGCGCAGCCTGGACGAGGCGGACTTGGCGCGCCAGCGCCTGCTGGTGCTGGTGAAGGACCACGGCGAGCCGGCGCTGACGGCCACGGCCACCGTGCTGCTGTCGCTGGTGGAGAGCGGCCAGGCGCCAAAGGCGTCGTCGCGGGTGTTGGCGGGCGCGGCGGGCGCGGAGGCGGCGCTGGTGGATGTCAACGTGTACCTGATCATCGCCATCTGCGCCGTGTCCAGCCTGTTGGTGCTGACGCTGCTGCTGTACACGGCGCTGCGGTGCTCGGCGCCGCCCACGGAGGGCGCGTGCGGGCCTGGGAAGCCCACGCTCGTGTGCTCCAGCGCGGTGGGGAGCTGGTCGTACTCGCAGCAGAGGCGGCAGAGGGTGTGCTCTGGGGAGGGCCCGCCCAAGACCGACCTCATGGCCTTCAGCCCCAGCCTACCTCCGTGTCTGAGTTCTACGGAGGGAACAAGTGAAAGAGAACCAGACTCAGAACATTTGAAAGAGGTGAGTTCGTATTAAAAACTGCGTCACTATTTTAGCCTTACAGTTTTATCGTTTAAAGTTCTTCATTCTTAGTtgtaatattctttaattttgctCGTCTTCATAGTATTTAAAGAGTGTTATTGACATCATGGATTGAATTATTGTTCAGATcaaagcgcctgggtggctcagtcggttaagctccgGACTccatttctgctcaggtcctttCTCAGGGTTGGGCGATGGAGCCTCAGGTGGGCCTAGTTCTGGGTGTTGagcctgcttaaagattctctttctccgcCCCCTGCCCGCGTGTTCTCTctccaaacaaataaacaaatattgttCAGATTGAAATCGTAAGTAAAAAGCCATAACAAATTGCTCATAATCCTAAtcatttgtggggttttttttttagtattactaacagtttgtatttgtttcctaaatGCGAATTTACAAGAAGCCACACATTATGAATACTTAAGCATTCAGAAAGATTTGTTTTATTGAGgctaatgagaattttaaaacaaatgtctttatttagaaaatttataCATATGCCCgtatacatgttttattttaaagagcacATAACCTTTTACAAAAATGCCCTTTAGAAgttcgtttttgtttgtttctttaaaaaaaaaaccaccttttttgGGTTTGATCCCTCCTCATTTTCTTCTGGTCACATCACCATTTCCGTGAGGTATCCAATCCAAAGGCggcttgtgattttcttttcacataattATTTGCAGTCATTTAATTGCTCCACTGGTGCATACatctggtgggtttttttgttattgtttattttagaaagtttattAGGCTAGGTAATGCATTTTACACTTCTCAGTCACCAATGTCTTTGGAAATCCCCACAaatctgatacttttttttttttaaagatttatttatttatttgacagagacagagacagcctgcgagagagggaacacaagcagggggagtgggagaggaagaagcaggctcataacagaggagcctgatgtggggctcgatcccacaacgccgggatgacgccctgagccgaaggcagacgcttaaccgctgtgccacccaggcgccccaaatctgaTACTTTTAATAGCTGTCTAGTACCCCATAAATGCAGGGTGAATCTTTTATATATTCAGTTATTCACCTGTGGGTGAGCAGTTTGTCTCGAGTGTTCTTTTGCCCTCATAAACCATGCTGTACTATTACTTACATACTTCTAAAATAttggtgcttttatttctgtgaaattcACTTTCAGATGTGGAATGGACACATCAAAGggtattaataattttaattttgaaatgtgttgCTAGAGTACTTTCCAAGAATTTTGTAGTACTTTTAATTTCCACAGACAAGTTATGAGCACCCTCTCTTATCTCTAAAATCAATAGCGGGTTTTATATTCTGCCagagtgatatctcattgttacTTTAACTTTGATTCCACATACCACCAGTGAATTTGAGTGTATTGTCAtttgtatttggttttctttggtttgtcaattaaattatttgcccatttttatttgaaaaattttttctttgtttttcagtttgggaatgttctttgtaaaatatagatatattaaCTTTTATCTTCTACCTATTTCACaaactttttttctcctatataatttatattgattTGTTTATAGTATATTCTGCCATGTAAAagtgttttttatatttctatattaaagtatatctatttttcttttatggattttatAGTCTCCATGTTTAGTTAGGAAGATCTTAATTTTTATATGGACCAtccattaattaaattaataaacatttatttctaatttaagtttatttgaaaagttgaagtataattgacatataacattatattcattCAGATATACCATGTAAttatttgacatttgtatatatcgggaaatgatcaccacaataagtctagttcaCACCCATCAACATACActgttacaaattttttttcttgtaatgagaacttttcaGATCTACTCTTTTAAGGACCTTCAAATATGTAATTCAGTATTAACTATCGTAATTgttctgtatattattttatagcctgaagtttgtaccttttgctCACCTTCACGCATTTTGCCCACTCCCATCTGCTGCAAATGGCAAACACCaaacttttagttttcttttttaggttccgcataagtgagatcatttttctttttcttctttttttaaaaaaatattttatttatttatttgagagaaaaagagagagagagcatgcatgagcaagggacgagggacaaagggagagggagaagaagactccccactgggcagggagcccaatgtgaggctctcgattccagaaccccggggtcatgacctgagccaaaggcagactcttaaacaactgagccatgcaggcaccccccttttctttttatctttaaagatttatttattttagagcaaaagagagatagagagagcaggggggaccagaggagaggggcagataGAGTCTTAAGCGACTCggctctgagcatggagccctatgcaggctccatctcgtgaccctgaaatcaccaccctgagatcatgacctgagcggaaaccaagagtctgacatttaactgactgtgccacccaagtgcccccaaatcatttttcttaatgtagttatttattgctataaacttccttcttaaccctgcttttgctgcatcccgtAAGTTTTGGtacattgtgtttccattttcacttgtttcaaaatattatttacctttattttatctttgaccTACTGTTTTTCAGGAGTGTGTtacttaatttccacatatttgcaattttttttagtttttctccagTTATCAACTTCTAGTTTTGTATGATTTTGGTCAGAAAAGctactctgtatgatttcagtcttttaaagtttgctgagacttattttgtgacctAGCACATGATCAATCCTGGACAATGTTCTATGTGGGCTTGAGAAGGATGTGTATTCTACTGAAGTTGGCGGGTGTGTCCTATacatgtctgttaggtccattcaGTCTAAAGTAGAGTTAAActtcagtgttttcttatttgttatctgtctggatgatctatccattgatgaaagtggggtattgaagtcccctGCTCTTACTGTAATGTCTATGACTCCCTTCAGATatgttagtatttgctttatatattatgtgctctgatgttgggtaGATGCAtaacaattgttatatcctcttagTGAATTGACCCCTGTATTGCTATATAATAACCTTTGTCTCCTGTTAGTTTTTTAATACTTAAAGTCAGTTTTATCTGATACAATTATAGCTACTGctgctctttctttttgtttccatttgcatagaatatctttttccttctcttcattttaaacCTATGTGTGTCCTTGAAACTGAAGTGAATATCTTGGAGGCAGCCtatagttggatcttgttttttaatccgtTCAGCTGCTCTGTGCCTTTGATTGGANAAATCTGATACTTTTAATAGCTGTCTAGTACCCCATAAATGCAGGGTGAATCTTTTATATATTCAGTTATTCACCTGTGGGTGAGCAGTTTGTCTCGAGTGTTCTTTTGCCCTCATAAACCATGCTGTACTATTACTTACATACTTCTAAAATAttggtgcttttatttctgtgaaattcACTTTCAGATGTGGAATGGACACATCAAAGggtattaataattttaattttgaaatgt
The Ailuropoda melanoleuca isolate Jingjing chromosome 3, ASM200744v2, whole genome shotgun sequence DNA segment above includes these coding regions:
- the LOC117794992 gene encoding LOW QUALITY PROTEIN: protocadherin alpha-13-like (The sequence of the model RefSeq protein was modified relative to this genomic sequence to represent the inferred CDS: inserted 2 bases in 1 codon): MLFSWRGGPGAPSLLLSLLLLTVWEPGSGQVHYSVLEEAKHGTFVGRIAQDLGLELAELVPRLFRVASKGHGDLLEVNLQNGILFVNSRIDREELCGRSLECSIHLEVIVDRPLQVFHAEVEVKDINDNPPVFPESKRRIVIAESRPPETRFPLDGASDADIGVNSALTYRIDPNEYFVLDTRNNREQTSSLSLVLRKSLDREQIQEHSLLLTANDGGKPELTGTVQLLITILDVNDNAPEFDQYIYKVTVLENAFNGTLVIKLNATDLDDGTNGDIIYSFRRPVSPAVLHAFIINPNNGEIRTRGKLDFEEKKLYEISVEAIDKGNIPMAGHCTILVEILDINDNTPEITITSLSLPVREDAQVGTVIALISVSDRDSGANGQVTCSLIPHVPFKLVSTFKNYYSLVLDSALDRESVENYVLVVTARDRGSPSLSATASVSVEVADVNDNAPAFAQPEYXVFVKENNPPGCHIFTVSARDADAQENALVSYSLVERRVGERALSSYVSVHAESGKVYALQPLDHEELELLQFQVSARDAGVPPLGSNVTLQVFVLDENDNAPALLPLRPGAGGAGGALSELVSRSVGAGHVVAKVRAVDADSGYNAWLSYELQPAAGGARSPFRVALYTGEISTTRSLDEADLARQRLLVLVKDHGEPALTATATVLLSLVESGQAPKASSRVLAGAAGAEAALVDVNVYLIIAICAVSSLLVLTLLLYTALRCSAPPTEGACGPGKPTLVCSSAVGSWSYSQQRRQRVCSGEGPPKTDLMAFSPSLPPCLSSTEGTSEREPDSEHLKEPRQPNPDWRYSASLRAGMHSSVHLEEAGILRAGPGGPDQQWPTVSSATPEPEAGEVSPPVGAGVNSNSWTFKYGPGNPKQSGPGELPDKFIIPGSPAIISIRQEPTNSQIDKSDFITFGKKEETKKKKKKKKGNKTQEKKEKGNSTTDNSDQ